TTCCTAAAGAATGTGGAGGACTGGGTAATCGAGTACATCActaaggaagaaaacaaaagagctGATAGATTGGCAAAATAGCTTTTAATAAGGAGCATGGGTTGCAATTGTTTAGGGAACATCCTTTTAATTTAGCTTAATTGTTTGCATTCTCttctcaccaaaaaaaaaaagttaagcgGTAAACTTAAGGTTTTAGCAATCCAATTGGTGTGGATTCAAATCTCACTATATATAttggtttttattaaaatgaaaagattaaaatactCCAAATAATATGGCTTATTTTAATTACGGAAAGACATTTCCACAATTTCTTACCTAAATTGATACTCAGTTAACTCATTACATAAACTAAAGcagaaattttattaataatatagattttgtattaatcttttttttttaaaaatagttgttacaaaaaaaaaactttcatggAAGctcacttatttatttattaaaaaatatcatttattagtgatgagcaaaacttgattcgattcgaaaaaattgaaaaagaagataattttgaataatttgaataattgatcgGTGTAAGCCGAagtttgaaataatatttttttattagcaAAAGctgtaaatttattttagttcattttattacaatttatttatatatctttaaataaaaataaacaattaaagaataaaaaataaatcaattaaataatttattttaatacatacCTTAATGTTAATGGTAAtaatactaaataaaaaaaataaataatttacttaataaaagaTAAAGATATCCCATACAAGAATAAGCAATCATTCATTTGGATGCCAACCAACTTTGCAATCAATCATATAAATTATTCATGTAACAAGTGGAGATAGATTAGGATCGCTTAGCTCGAAGGCATCCAAAGATTACCGCTCAACTTCATTTAAGTTAATTATTCATTGTGAATAATTAGATGAGTTTGGCATGATAGATGTTGGAGTCATTTGATGATGTGGTATCTATAATGTTGAGAAATTGTAGTctaggtatgtatatatgtatgtaatggTACTTATATAGGGTTAAGATGCTATGCACAAATCTTTATACAATGTTTATTACAAGTTTCACGTGTTTCTTGTGTGCCAAGTAAACTTATTATGATGATTGAATTTGGAAAGGCTATGATTATGTTGGTTGTCATATTGTTGGATGTGTTTTGACAAGCATAAATGGTGTTTGGAACATGAATTTTGAGTCCCATAAGCCTTGAAAATGAATTGGTATATGTTATCAAATCAGGTGATTTTAgggagaatttttttttgttccaacaAACTTATTTCGATTGAAGAGATTAGATGTATCGGTACAAGTAAGTCAATCTCCAAAATTGAACGACAATAGGAACTTGTAGCGATACAACTAGGTCAATCAAGGTCTCCTCCCTTGTTTTGAGTCATTTTGATCCTTAGACACCTTGACTTATAAACATTTTTAATCAAGGCAAATAGTTTTCTATGAATGAGAAAATGTTTGTGTACAAGTTGATTTCAGAGTATGTGCTTTTCTCTCTTTACCTACATTTAGAGATAGATTAGTAAAAATAAACAAGACAGGATATATGCCATGTCCACCGCAAACTACTTCGTAGCTATTACAATGAAGAATTTTTTGCCTTTCATCCAACTCAAGCAACATGCAGCATAAATTTTCCCTATACATAAACAAAACATACCATAAATCATTTTGCATAAGCACTATCTGTTGGTCGAGTGCTGACCAGTCAAGCCCTACCAACTTTTAATTTGAGTATTTTTTAAGTAGATATGTTTgagttatttatattttatataatttatatttgctGTATTTTTTTACTCCACAAGCAATCttaaaaaattgttatatattttcatttttaatattttatgatatcCTTATAAAATATTTGTCAATCTCTGGCCCTacttataaaatctaaaatttttattgatagtgtaccaaatattatttatttatatattataaaagtaaaatttcataaatttaagaaaataaaaattttatataatttttaaaaattcattttgaatttgaattaaaaattttaatatatattttaaaattttgatataatatttttaattttctataattaacatattatagaaaaataaatcttagtaaatgtattttttgaatttctacTCCACAAATATGTCAAATTACTTCTTTTTTCTGAAGAATTATTTATCCACATGTATATTATATGTaactaaaaaattgaaaaagaagataAATTTAATTGATTGGTGCGACTTTGGTAAagtttgaaataatattttttttagctataaatttttttatttcattgtattacaatttatttatatatctttaaataaaaataaaataaaaataaacaattaaagaataaataaattaaataaattaaataaatttactttAATACACACCTTAATGTTAATGGTAATAAtactaaataaaaacaataaataatttacttaataaaagataaagatattccataaaaatagataaaaaagaaGCAATCATTGATTTGGATGCGAATGAGCAGGGTGGTGGAATGCTGTAATTCAACATTAAACATAACTTCCTCATCTACTTCTACCAAACTTACACATCACACTTTTTGTTTCATCTCTATCCAAATATGAATGCAATACCACCCTCTGCACTTCTTCTTTTCTCACTCACTGCCCCTTCTTCATCATGACTTCACCCCCAATTTCAATGACAGGGATGTGGGAAATGTTGGCCCAATCTTTGCCCTTCTCCTTTTCACAACGCTCCTCCAGCAAAGGACAATTACTAATGCACAAACGAGAAAGAGAGGGAGGGAGCATGTTTGGGGGCATGGATTGGAGCTTGGGACAGCTGTCGATAAGCAATCTGGAAAGAGAGGTGAGGTGTTGAAACCCCTTGTACTCCAAACTCTTTAGATTTGGAAGTTGAGAGAGCCAGAGAGTTTCAAGAGAAGAGGGAAGCAGATGTTCATCTGGAAAACACTCCATCTCTACTTCTGAACCCCCGATCAACAGATATGTAAGAGAAGGGAGTGTATACAAACTCCATTCCCTTTTCCTAATCAAGCTCCCAATTAGTTTATCACTGCTTCCAATTGTAAATGCTTTTAATTTGAAGGGCAAACCCTCTTTTGGAACCCTCTCTATTTCTGGACAACCATATATTCTTAAAGCCTCAAGGGATGGAAAGACAGAGTGCATTTGCTCTGGCAATGACTTTAAACTTGGGCAACCGACAAGCCAAAGTCGTGTCAAATTGGTGACAGATAATCCATCTTCAATTTGAAgagaactcaaattttggcaccaCCATATTTCCAAAGAATTGAGACATGTTAGATGCTGGTGGTGAGAGCCCTCTAAAGTAGCACTAATAAACTTCAACTCTTCACATCTAGAAATATCAACATGCTTTAGAATAGGAAACGATCCTAATAGGAAAGATTCCAGTTGACCACACTTTGTATATTTTATCTCCAAAGATTCAAGGGATGTATACAAGAAGATTTTGGAATGATCAAAAGCTTTGCACTGCTCGATCCTCAGTTTTTTCAGTGTAATAGACACACCATCCTCAGGAAGGGATTTGATATTAGAGCAACCAGAGATAGTTAACTTGTCGAGATGAGTACAGTGTTGCAACATCTGTTCCAATATGGAATCATTCATATTCGAACCTCCAATTTCCAACTCTCGAAGCCCACAAGGCAATGGCTCCAATTGCAATGCGTTGCATTTCTTTAACTGAAGTTCACAAATGCTTGGTGTCCTTGGGAGAAAACATTCAAGCTTCTCACAATTTGCAATCCCCAATTTCTTTAAAGAGGGGAGGTGTTTAGGTATAGACTTGATTAGCTTTGGACAACCCTTGATCCGTAGCTCTTGTAGAAGGGAGAAAACTTCATCATTCCTACACAACCATTCTTCCCACCCAGCCATTTCCTCAAACACTAGGATTTCAAGAGATCCAAATGGTTTAGTCGAAGCTTGTCCATTACTGTAGAACTCCTCACCAACCATTACAACTTCGCTGAACCCAAAAATGGAGAGAGATTTCAAAGACGATAATTGGCCAAGCGGAGGCAAAGATATGCAAAATTTACAATCTTGCAACTCCAAAGATACCatatttgagaagaaaaaatGCCCCACCCATTCGGGAAATCTCGTGCCTTTGTAACTTTCAATAACTAGGTGCTTCAAGTTTGTATTAGGCTCCAATTGTTCCAATACTTCTCTATCATGCTTTGAGTCACCATCAATATCATCATATTCACCCCATTTCAACTTCAACTCCTTAAGATTAACCTTTTCCTTCAAATTGGCATCTTTGGCATCCCTGGCATATACAACATTTTTCAGTCTTGAAATGGCAAGTCTTCCCCGTAAATGCTTGAGCTTTCCCAACTCATTAATGCCTGAACCAGTTTGATCACCTATAACAAAATCTGTTAAGATTCGAATATCTTTCAACTTACCCATCCATTCTGGCATCCTAGTTAACTTTGCTCCCCTAATATCAAGATAAAGCATGTTGATCAATCTCCCCATGTCTCTCGGCAACTCAACAAGGCCACTGCATCCATGCAATGTCAAGGCTTGCAAATTATACAATGTACACAGAGAATTTGGCAACCTTGTGATTGAAGTTTTTGAGAGATTCAAATTTCGTAGATGCTTCAAGTTACTAATTTCTTTTGTCAATTCTTTGATATTGACATACCCAGCCAAAGAAAGCACTCGTAAGCTTGATTTCATCAACAAATCATGCATCAGCACATTGCTAACAAAGCAATAGTAAGAACTCACATTTAGGAAAGCACGCAGACGTTTTGGTTCAGGTAAGTTCTGAAATTTTTGTCGCACATCATAAAATTCTTGGACATTGGACAAATGACGAGTCCTTTCGATTATTTCACAAGAATCACCATTAGCTTCCAATCTGCAAATAAACCCTCCAGCGATAGATTTAGCCAAATCACTGATTAGATCATGCATGACAAAACTAGATTTCTTTCCATTCGACTGCTGAAAAAATGACCTCAATCTTATATCTTCAAAATAGTCATCACCTCGTTCTTCCACGTCACCATGGTCATTTGGAAGCTCTAAAAGACCTTCAGCCATCCATAACTGAATTAGTTCTTCCTTCTCAAATTCGTAATCTTTAGGGAAAATTGAACAATAAACAAAACATCGCTTTAAATGTGAAGGAAGATAATAATAACTCAATTTCAATGCGGGAAGAATATCATTTGGTAGGTCCCAAAAATTGCTGTGTAATATTTTGTTCCATTTAGCAGTGTCTAGATTACAACGCAGAAGACCTCCAAGAGTTTTTGCAGCCAGAGGGAGGCCGTCACATCTTTTGACAATTGCTTTACCGATTGCCATCAGATCTGGATGCATGCTTGGGATTGTACCAACGAATGCATGCTTTGCAAATAGCTCCCAACAGTCATCATTTGATAAGGTCTGTAGAGGATAACTTGGAACAGTCTTCATAATGGAGGCAACACTTTCGTGACGTGTTGTTACAATAATCTTGCTATTTTGTGCCCCAAAAGaagataaatttgaataatttgaatacttgattggtGTAAGTCATTGGTGAagtttgaaataatattttttattagcaaaagttatcaaatttttttatttcattgtattacaatttatttatatgtctttaaataaaaataaaattaaaatagacaattaaagaataaaaaataaaaaatgaatcaattaaataattttactttaatacACACCTTAATGTTAATGGTAATAAtactaaataaaaacaataaataatttacttaataaaagataaagatattccataaaaatagataaaaaagaaGCAATCATTGATTTGGATGCGAATGAGCAGGGTGGTGGAATGCTGTAATTCAACATTAAACATAACTTCCTCATCTACTTCTACCAAACTTACACATCACACTTTTTGTTTCATCTCTATCCAAATATGAATGCAATACCACCCTCTTCACTTCTTCTTTTCTCACTCACTGCCCCTTCTACATCATGACTTCACCCCCAATTTCAATGACAGGGATGTGGGAAATGTTGGCCCAATCTTTGCCTTTCTCCTTTTCACAACGTTCCTCCAGCAAAGGACAGTCCCTAATGCACAAACGAGAAAGAGAGGGAGGGAGCATGTTTGGGGGCATGTATTGGAGCTCGGGACAACCCTGGATAAGCAATTCGGAAAGAGAGGTGAGGTGTTGAAATCCCTTATACTCCAAACTCTTTAGATATGAAAGACCACAGATGCTGAGAGTTTCAAGAGAAGAGGGAAGCAGATGTTCATCTGGAAAACACTCCATCCCTGCTTGTGAATACCCGATCTGGAGAAATGTAAGAGAAGGGAGTGTATGCAAACTCCATTCCCTTTCCCTAATCAAGCTCTCAATTAGTACATCACAATCTCCGATTGTAATATCTTTTAGTTTGGAGGGCAAACCCTCTTTTGGAAGCCTCTCTATTTCTAGACAATGATTTATTACCAAAAGTTCGAGGGATGGAAAGACAGAGTGCATTTGCTCTGGCAATGACTTTAAACTTGGGCAATGGAAAAGAATAAGTCGGGTCAAATTGGTGACAGCTAATCCATCTTCAATttgaaaagatatcaaatttTCACAGAACCATATTTTCAAAGAATTGAGACATGTTAGATGCTTGTGGTGAGAGCCCTCTAAAGCAGCACTAATAAACTTCAAGTCTTCACATTTACAAATATCAACATGCTTTAGAATGGGAAACGATCGTAATGGGAAAGATTCCAGTTGACCACACTTCGCATCTTCCATCTCCAAAGATTCAAGGGATGTATACAAATAGATTTTGGAATGATCAAAAGCTTC
The genomic region above belongs to Gossypium hirsutum isolate 1008001.06 chromosome D05, Gossypium_hirsutum_v2.1, whole genome shotgun sequence and contains:
- the LOC107902435 gene encoding putative disease resistance RPP13-like protein 1; translation: MKTVPSYPLQTLSNDDCWELFAKHAFVGTIPSMHPDLMAIGKAIVKRCDGLPLAAKTLGGLLRCNLDTAKWNKILHSNFWDLPNDILPALKLSYYYLPSHLKRCFVYCSIFPKDYEFEKEELIQLWMAEGLLELPNDHGDVEERGDDYFEDIRLRSFFQQSNGKKSSFVMHDLISDLAKSIAGGFICRLEANGDSCEIIERTRHLSNVQEFYDVRQKFQNLPEPKRLRAFLNVSSYYCFVSNVLMHDLLMKSSLRVLSLAGYVNIKELTKEISNLKHLRNLNLSKTSITRLPNSLCTLYNLQALTLHGCSGLVELPRDMGRLINMLYLDIRGAKLTRMPEWMGKLKDIRILTDFVIGDQTGSGINELGKLKHLRGRLAISRLKNVVYARDAKDANLKEKVNLKELKLKWGEYDDIDGDSKHDREVLEQLEPNTNLKHLVIESYKGTRFPEWVGHFFFSNMVSLELQDCKFCISLPPLGQLSSLKSLSIFGFSEVVMVGEEFYSNGQASTKPFGSLEILVFEEMAGWEEWLCRNDEVFSLLQELRIKGCPKLIKSIPKHLPSLKKLGIANCEKLECFLPRTPSICELQLKKCNALQLEPLPCGLRELEIGGSNMNDSILEQMLQHCTHLDKLTISGCSNIKSLPEDGVSITLKKLRIEQCKAFDHSKIFLYTSLESLEIKYTKCGQLESFLLGSFPILKHVDISRCEELKFISATLEGSHHQHLTCLNSLEIWWCQNLSSLQIEDGLSVTNLTRLWLVGCPSLKSLPEQMHSVFPSLEALRIYGCPEIERVPKEGLPFKLKAFTIGSSDKLIGSLIRKREWSLYTLPSLTYLLIGGSEVEMECFPDEHLLPSSLETLWLSQLPNLKSLEYKGFQHLTSLSRLLIDSCPKLQSMPPNMLPPSLSRLCISNCPLLEERCEKEKGKDWANISHIPVIEIGGEVMMKKGQ
- the LOC121217153 gene encoding putative disease resistance protein At3g14460, encoding MVSLELQDCKFCISLPPLGQLSSLKSLSISGFREVVIVGEEFYSNRQASTKPFGSLEILVFEEMAGWEEWLCRSDEVFSLLQELHIRGCPKLIKSIPKHLPSLKKLVIANCEKLECFLPRTPSICELQLKKCNALQLEPLPCGLRELEIGGSNMNDSMLEQMLQHFTHLDKLTIPGCSNIKSLPEDGVSITLKKLRIKQCEAFDHSKIYLYTSLESLEMEDAKCGQLESFPLRSFPILKHVDICKCEDLKFISAALEGSHHKHLTCLNSLKIWFCENLISFQIEDGLAVTNLTRLILFHCPSLKSLPEQMHSVFPSLELLVINHCLEIERLPKEGLPSKLKDITIGDCDVLIESLIREREWSLHTLPSLTFLQIGYSQAGMECFPDEHLLPSSLETLSICGLSYLKSLEYKGFQHLTSLSELLIQGCPELQYMPPNMLPPSLSRLCIRDCPLLEERCEKEKGKDWANISHIPVIEIGGEVMM